The Cellulophaga sp. RHA19 genome includes the window AAGAGAAGTTTTACTGTAAACACAATAAAACTCTAAGTTATTGATGCTATTTTTTTATTTTTTTTTGACGAACAAGTTAACCAGCTGCTATCTTTTACTTAAAGTTAGATAGTAAAAAACAAAAAATGTATCTTTGCATAATGGTTAAAAATGAGGTATTAGCATTAGTAGACAAAGGAGAAATGCTTCCATTAATGGAAGAATTTTATACCATACAAGGAGAAGGTTTCCATAAAGGAACCGCTGCATATTTTATACGTGTAGGTGGTTGCGATGTTGGTTGCCATTGGTGTGATGTTAAGGAGAGTTGGAACGCTGCTACGCACCCACCAACAACTATAGACGCTATTGTAGATAACGCTGCAAAATACTCTAACACAATTGTTGTTACTGGTGGCGAGCCTTTAACTTGGAATATGGCTCCGCTTACAGAGGCTTTAAAGGCTAAAAATTTACAAACACATATAGAGACATCTGGCGCATACACTTTAACAGGTATTTGGGACTGGATTTGCTTATCTCCTAAAAAAAATAAATTACCACAAGGTATTATTTATGATAAGGCAGATGAGTTAAAAATGATAATTTACAATAAAAACGATTTTAAATTTGCTGAAGAACAAGCAGCTAAAGTAAATAAAGATTGTATTTTATATTTACAACCAGAATGGAGTGTTAAAGATAAAATGACTCCGTTAATTGTAGACTTTGTAATGAAAAATCCGCAATGGAAAGTATCATTACAAACACACAAGTATTTAAATATACCATAAAAACATAAAAAAGAAGCTAGTATAAATTATACTAGCTTTTTTAGTTTATAGCTTTTGTATGCGTAGCTAATGCTGATGAAAAGCTGCCGACACAAATTTTAAAACCTCTGGTAAAGACTCCCTCCAGTACGTCCAATTATGTGCCCCATCACGAACTCTGTATTCGTGTGGTATTTTCTTTTTCATCATAGAAATATGAACTAAGCTATTGCCTTCAAACAAAAAATCTTCATCACCACAATCTATAAACCAACGCACAGATTTTACATCACTTAAAGGTATAGTATCTAATAAAGAAATAACCGAGTGTTTCTCAAAATACTTTCGCATTTTATCAATAGACTTATTTTCGCTTTCTGCAAAATCTTTTATTTTTACTGTGTCTTGTGGCAACATACCTACAGAAGCACTAAGTGGACAAGCAGAAGAAAACAACTCTGGTCTATGCAAAGCATACATAAAAGTACCGCCGCCACCCATAGATAGTCCAGATATAGCGCGGTATCTTTTTTCACCTTTAATTCTGTATTTACCCTCTACATAAGGCATTAACTCATTAAAAAAGAAATCTTCATAAAGCCAATTATCAGTATTAAAATACCCACGTTTGCCTGTGTTAGCATCTGGCATTACAATAATCATTGGTGTTGCTTTACCTGCCTTAATGGCTTTGTCTGCTATATGTAAAACCTCTCCAAATTGAACCCATCCAGTATGGTCATCCCCTGCTCCGTGCAGTAAATACAACACAGGGTAATCTCTTTTAGAAGTTTCGTAATCTGGTGGAAGGTAAATAGAGAAGTTACGATCGCTTTTTAAAATTTCACTAGTAACTTTTAGGTTATCAAAAACCTTACCTGTTTGCGCTTTGGTTATAAAACCAAACAACAAACAAAAGCAAATAGTAGGTATTAACTTTTTCATAAAACAATATTTAAGTAGGCTAATGCTTCTTAAATATAAAAAATGTAGTCCTGTTTTGGACTACATTCTCTTTAAAGCTTGTAATATATTGGTTAACCTACCAAGAAGTAACAAACATAAATTTTAAAATCTTTCTTTTTTTAGCGATACTAAATCTTCTTCCGTAACTACTCTAAAAGCAAATTTATATCCTTGAAAAGCAGCAAAACCATAAAATAAAATATCTATAGGACTAAATGATTCCGTCATTAATGAAAAAACTTCATCTAAGTTAAAAGCCGTTACTACATCTAAATAACCAACACTTGCGTAATCTGCCATAAAGCCTACAATACTAAAATAGTTTCCTAAAACACAGCTTAAGATTGCAATAATTGCACCTGTAAACCCAAAAATAGGATCTATTCCTTTACCAAAATAACGCATAGCAATACCAACTCCTGCCCCTATAGCTATTGCCATATACCCTATTTGATACCCGGTAACAACAGTAATTAAACCCCAAAGTAAAGCTCCCAAAAGACCAACTACCAAACCAGCGGTTAAAGCTAATTTATAATTTTGATGCGTTCTTAATTTTTCTAATTCTTTTTCTGACACTGCAATAGTGGCTTCCTCCCCACCTATTTCTTCAGTTTTACTAAGACGTTCTTCTGCTTCTTCATCTAAATTAAAAGTACTACACTTTAAGTTAAAGTCTGCTTTTTGGTTAGTTAAACCGCATAGTAAACCTTCTTGCATATCTAATTTACGATTGGTGCATTTTTTACAAAATACAAGTTGTTCTTCTCTGGTCATTGAGTTTTGGTTTGGTTTGATTTGATTTTAAAAATAGAAAAAATCTTACCAAAGAGACAAACAAAACTTAAAATACATAGGAATTTTCGTTAAACTAAAAAAAATCACCCCTTAATAGCTATAAAAATGGGAACCTCTGCATTTTCTGGATTACTTGCTGCTTCACCATAAATTTCAAAGTCCGAAGTATATAAACGAGCTTCTTTTGCTTCCCAAATTTCTAACCACTTATTATACACTACGTTTTTAGACAAGTCTCCTTTTGCTATGCATTTTTTATAGGTTGATGCCTTAACAGTATGTGCTACCATACCATTTGGAACCTCATCTACACTAGCAACTTTACATCCTAAAATAGTATCATACGGCTTTGTATAATCGCCCTCATAATTGGTATAAATTGAAAAAATTTCGGTACTTATTTTATTAGGAATTTTGTCTAAAATTTGCTCAGACATAAAAGTATTCCATAATACAACAATATCTTTTGCTGCTTGTGCATTTTCATTTGTAGTACGCACTTTAATACCTATTACATTAAAAGATGCTAGAGTTTCAGTTTTCATAATTCTTATTTTATATTGATTTTCATCAAAAATAAACCAGCTCTATGTCATAGGTATGTCAGGGGTATTTTCCCATTTTTTTCTTTCAATGTCAAAATACTCTTGCAATGTAATTTTATGGGGCTCAAAAGAACTTGGCAACATTGCTAGTTGCTGAATACAATCTACCCTAAATGCTCTAAAATCTTCACGTAACCTACAAAAGGCTATTAATACCCAATTGTCATTGTTATGTATAAGCGCAAAAGGCTCTATTATTCTTGTAGTCTTATTACGTTCTAACGATAAATAATCTATTTGTAATAACTTATAATTAGTTAACGCTATTTGCAACTGCATTAAATAGTTGCTTGTAATTTTTTGCTCTAAATTTGTTCTAATATCTATACGCTCTGTTAGTAAAGACGATTTATCTCTTTGAGAATATCTTAAAACCGATTTTATTTTTTCTACAGCACTACTATATTTTTCTACAAAGGAGATGTCTTTATTTCTACTAACAATTTGTTCTGCAGTAATTAATGCATTTGCCTCTTCCTCTGTAAACATAACAGGTGGCAACTTATAACCGTCTACTAAAGAATAGCCTTTACCTTCTTCTGTATAAATAGGAATCCCAGATTGTTCTAAAGTTCGTATATCCCTATAAATAGTTCTAACACTAACTTTATGCTTGGCAGACAATTCTGTTGCTGTTACAACTTTTTTTGTTTGTAACTGCGTAACAATTGCTGTAAGTCTAACCAATCTAGGCTTCCCTTTTTCCATTTACTCCTCTTCTTCTCTGCTTATCTCTTCATTATTCAAATCTTCATCATCATTTAATTTTCCTGCTTTATTAGCTTCTTCTTGATTAGTTTCACCTAAAACCTCATCTTTTGTTTCTGAGTCTTCTTCTTCTTCATCTGTTTCCTCTTTATACAACTGTACCCACTCTGTCCAAGAACCATCATATACAGATGTATCTTTAGTATCATCTACCAATTTACTTGCTAATAATATAACGCAAGCTGTTAAACCAGAACCACAACTAAAAACCAACGGTTTATCTTCTGCAAAAATTGGCTCTAAAATAACCTTTAATTCTTCTTTTGATTTAAATTTACCATCCTCTAAAACATCTGTAAAAGGAAGATTAACAGAACCTGGTATACTGCCACTAGCCAATTCTGCTCTAGGTTCAGGCTCTGTACCATTAAACCTGCCTGCAGAGCGTGCATCTACAACCAAAGCAGTGGTGCTCTCTGTGTTTTCTTTAACCATTGAAAAATTTACAACAGCAAACTCTTTTTGATTTGCTATAAAATTACCCAATGGCACCCTTTTTTTAGCTGTTTCTTCTGTTGGTAAACCTTGAGCTACCCACTCTGGCAAGCCACCATCTAAAACTGTTACAGTATTATGACCAAATGTAGCAAACAACCACCAAACTCTTGGTGATGTGTACACACCTAAATTATCATACACTACAATTTTACTCGTTTTTTTTATGCCCAATTTACGTGCTTCTTCCTGAAACTGTTTTGCACTTGGTATTGTATTAGGAAAGTCACTAGATGCATCACTAAAATTAGCTTTAATATTAAATTTACGAGCTCCTTTTATTTGCAAATTTTCTAGGTCACTACTTAATCCTGATACGTTTGTAGCCGGACTAGCATCTAAAATTATAATGTTGGTTTCATCTACCAATAAGGCTTCTAATTCTTTAGCCGAGATAAGGGGTGTTTTCATTTTTATATATTTATGCGGCCTTAAAATTACCCAATTAATTGGTTGGTTTGGCGCTAACTTATTAACATAAAAAAAACCATTACACAGAATGCAATGGTTTTATATAATTACTAAGAATAGCTAAATTTATTAAGCTAAAATTCTATTTTATTTTTATCTATTAGCGTTTCTATGACGTTCTCTTGCTAGTAACGTATTTTTTAACAACATAGCAATTGTCATTGGTCCAACACCACCAGGAACAGGTGTTATAAAAGAGGCTTTTTTACTTACGTTTTCAAAATCTACATCACCAGTAATATAATATCCTTTTGGTTTTGTTTCGTCTACTACACGTGTAATACCAACATCTATAACTACAGCATCATCTTTTACCATTTCTGCCTTTAAAAAATTAGGCACTCCTAATGCAGAGATAACAATATCTGCCTGAGAAATAATTTGTGTAATATTTTTTGTTGCACTATGCGTTAAGGTTACCGTAGAATTTCCTGGCCAACCTTTACGCCCCATTAAAATACTCATTGGTCTACCAACAATATGACTACGACCTATAACTACAGTATGTTTTCCTTTAGTATCTACTTTGTAACGCTCTAACAACTCTAAAATACCAAATGGAGTTGCTGGTATAAATGTACTCATATCTAAAGCCATTTTACCAAAGTTAGTAGGGTGAAAACCATCTACATCCTTGTCTGGATCTACCGCTAAAAGTACTTTTTGTGTATCAATTTGTGGTGGTAAAGGTAACTGTACTATAAAGCCATCAATTTCATCATCTTGGTTAAGCTCTTCAATTTTACGAAGCAATTCTATTTCACTAGTTGTACTTGGCATTTGCACCAAAGTAGACTCAAAACCAACACGCTCACAAGAACGTACTTTACTACCAACATACGTTAAGCTAGCCCCATCACTACCAACAATAATTGCTGCTAGGTGTGGTACTTTTTCTCCACGCTCTCTCATTTTGGTTACCTCAACGGTAATTTCCTCTTTAATTTGGTTTGATACTTTTTTCCCGTCTAGTAATTCCATTATCAGATTGTTAGTTTGATGGTTTTATATTGAAAATATTTTTATTTAATTATGGGCGCATTCCTTTCATACCACCCATCATTTGCATCATTTTTTTGCCGCCACCGCCTTGCATCATCTTCATCATTTTACTCATCTGGTCAAACTGCTTTAGTAATTGGTTTACTTCTTGCACAGTTCTACCACTACCTTTTGCTATTCTCTTTTTACGACTAGCATTAAGCATTGTTGGAGTTTCTCTCTCCACAGGAGTCATAGAATGTATAATTGCTTCTACGTGTTTAAACGCATCATCATCTATATCCATACCTTTTAATGCTTTACCAGCACCAGGTATCATACCCATTAAATCTTTAAGGCTACCCATTTTCTTAATTTGCTGAATTTGCTTTAAGAAATCATCGAACCCAAATTTATTTTTGGCAATCTTCTTTTGTATTTTACGGGCTTCTTCCTCATCAAACTGCTCTTGAGCACGTTCTACTAAAGACACAACATCTCCCATACCTAGGATACGTTCTGCCATACGAGAAGGATGAAAAACGTCTATTGCATCCATTTTTTCACCTGTACCAATAAATTTAATTGGTTTAGTTACTACAGATTTAATAGATATTGCTGCACCACCACGAGTATCACCATCTAATTTTGTCAGTATTACACCATCAAAATTTAAAACATCATTAAAGGCTTTTGCAGTGTTAACAGCATCTTGCCCAGTCATAGAATCTACAACAAATAATGTCTCTTGTGGTTTAATTGCTTTGTGTACGTTAGCAATCTCGGTCATCATTTCTTCATCTACAGCTAAACGACCAGCGGTATCTATAATAACCACATTATGTCCGTTTGCTTTTGCGTGTGCTATACCAGCCTCTGCAATTGCAACAGGATTTGTGTTTCCACGATCTGAAAATACATCTACCCCTATTTGCTCACCAACTACATGTAACTGGTCTATAGCCGCAGGACGATAAACATCACAAGCTACCAATAGTGGATTTTTAGTTTTTTTGGTTTTTAAATAATTTGCAAGTTTACCAGAAAAAGTTGTTTTACCAGAACCTTGCAAACCAGACATTAATATTATAGATGGTGTACCAGAAAGGTTTATACCTTCTGCGTCGCCCCCCATAAGCTCTGTAAGCTCATCTTTTACCAACTTAACCATTAACTGGCCAGGCTGTAATGTTGTTAGTACATTTTGACCTAGTGCTTTTTCCTTTACTCTATTTGTAAATTCTTTTGCAATTTTAAAGTTAACATCGGCGTCTAATAAAGCCCTACGAACTTCTTTTAAAGTTTCGGCAACATTAATTTCTGTTATTTGTCCGTGTCCTTTTAAGACGTGGAACGCTTTATCTAACTTTTCACTTAAATTATTGAACATAAGTCTACTTTTTTCTGGAATTGCAAATTTAATAATTACATTGGGAAGTGTGTGGTTTAAGCCAAAAAATATAGTATAAAAAAAGGGCTACTTAAAAAAAGTAGCCCTTTAGCATAATTATTATGTACTATTACTAGTCACATACTTTGGTTAAGACAATAATTTCTTCTCCTTTTTCTAACTTAAATGAATCTGTACCACATTCTATTACTTTCCATTCTCCATTATAGTTACCTAATTTTAAGCTTAAGGCTAAAAAACTTAACACCCCGCTTTGTAAAGACCAAGCACCTTCATCTGCTATTGTATTGTTAGCATCGTAAGCGTGAATATTGCTGTTAGAAAAATCTATTAACAACTCTTCAGAAAAAGTACCATCTACATTTGTGATTTTAAATTTACAACCTCCCGATAAAGCTTCATTTATATCAGCATCACTGCAAGCACCTGCATCATCACAATTTCTTTCTAATACATTTTGGTATATTCTCTCATCTTCATTGTAGATATCTACAAACATTTGATTTTCTGAGTATGATGCTATTTTCCATTTTTCAGAAATCATCTCTTGATTAATATTGTAAAAAACAATAATGTTACCCTCTAAAGCCCAAGTTGAAAAAGTATCTATAGTAAAAACACTTCCGTTATCATCTACAAACCTAACATCTCCGTTTTCTAAAAACTTAACATTATAATACCCAATAGAAGAACTACTTGGCACAACAAAATTCCACTTACAACCGTATAACAAATTCTTAAGCTCTTCACTTGACCCATTATCAGATAACTCACAGTGTTTTTCCAATATAATTTTATCACTTCCGTTATTTGCTAATAATTTTATCTTGTTATCATTTAACTCATAAACGTACCAATCTAAGTTAAAATCTGCCATAGTTTCAAACTCCATTTTTAACTCAACTCTATTGCTATTGGTATTAACAACTGTAGACCAAGTACCTTCTACATAATTACCTTGATTGTTTTTAGTAACTACACTTCCGTTTTCATTAAAGTCCATTACAAACTCTAAATACTGCTCTGTTTGCTCTTGATTGTTTCTAAAAATTTCTTGTATTAACCAAGGACAATCAATTAAAAATGTATCTAATCTCTCTTTTGTAAAATCGTCATCATTATAATCATTGTCATCATCTTCATCACACATATCTTTAGCGTTTTCTAACACAGCAGCCAATTCTGCATTGCTATTTACAACAACTTTAGTGTTATCGTATTTTTCTAAAGTGATAGGAAAATCTAATCCAACAATATCATTATCTCCTAAATTTGCAAAAAACAATCTAAATTCTTTGTCGCTTTTAACTGTTGTTGTACTAGTAATTTCTAAATTAGTATTAAAGCTAAAAACATCTATTGGGTATACAAAATCTATACATTCAATATCATCATCTTCACCACCTTCTACACACTCTTCAGCTTTAGCCATTAACTCTTCTTTACTGTTTATAGTTAATTCTGTGTAATTAGATAAAGTAATTTTTATAGGAAAAGTAATTTGTAAGTTGTAATCATCAGAATCTATTTCATCTAAAATTTCTTCAATTAATTTTAAATCATCAGTAGAATCTATTGTAATGTCTAACCCGTTTACACTAACGGTGTAAGGAAATTGTATTGCAAAACAACTAGCGCCATCAACTATATTATCATAAGAACCATCTTTTGAGGATGTCCCTTTAATTAAAGATGCTGTTGCAGAAGTAGATTCAATAGCTTTACCATCGTTATTGTTTGGTAATTCTTCAAACTCTTCTTGACAAGAGGTTAGACTAAATGTTCCCATAAGTAGGATTGCGAACATAAATTTTGCGAAAACTTTTTTCATAATAATTTGGTTTATTTTTTGTTTTTATACCCCTATAACAATTCAATTAAAAAAAACCCTACCAACAAAATATCATTTTTTTAAAATACCTTTGAAAAAAATAAACCTATCTAGTTTTGAATATAGAGAATGACACTAA containing:
- the ffh gene encoding signal recognition particle protein — translated: MFNNLSEKLDKAFHVLKGHGQITEINVAETLKEVRRALLDADVNFKIAKEFTNRVKEKALGQNVLTTLQPGQLMVKLVKDELTELMGGDAEGINLSGTPSIILMSGLQGSGKTTFSGKLANYLKTKKTKNPLLVACDVYRPAAIDQLHVVGEQIGVDVFSDRGNTNPVAIAEAGIAHAKANGHNVVIIDTAGRLAVDEEMMTEIANVHKAIKPQETLFVVDSMTGQDAVNTAKAFNDVLNFDGVILTKLDGDTRGGAAISIKSVVTKPIKFIGTGEKMDAIDVFHPSRMAERILGMGDVVSLVERAQEQFDEEEARKIQKKIAKNKFGFDDFLKQIQQIKKMGSLKDLMGMIPGAGKALKGMDIDDDAFKHVEAIIHSMTPVERETPTMLNASRKKRIAKGSGRTVQEVNQLLKQFDQMSKMMKMMQGGGGKKMMQMMGGMKGMRP
- a CDS encoding alpha/beta hydrolase encodes the protein MKKLIPTICFCLLFGFITKAQTGKVFDNLKVTSEILKSDRNFSIYLPPDYETSKRDYPVLYLLHGAGDDHTGWVQFGEVLHIADKAIKAGKATPMIIVMPDANTGKRGYFNTDNWLYEDFFFNELMPYVEGKYRIKGEKRYRAISGLSMGGGGTFMYALHRPELFSSACPLSASVGMLPQDTVKIKDFAESENKSIDKMRKYFEKHSVISLLDTIPLSDVKSVRWFIDCGDEDFLFEGNSLVHISMMKKKIPHEYRVRDGAHNWTYWRESLPEVLKFVSAAFHQH
- a CDS encoding GyrI-like domain-containing protein; protein product: MKTETLASFNVIGIKVRTTNENAQAAKDIVVLWNTFMSEQILDKIPNKISTEIFSIYTNYEGDYTKPYDTILGCKVASVDEVPNGMVAHTVKASTYKKCIAKGDLSKNVVYNKWLEIWEAKEARLYTSDFEIYGEAASNPENAEVPIFIAIKG
- a CDS encoding bifunctional 5,10-methylenetetrahydrofolate dehydrogenase/5,10-methenyltetrahydrofolate cyclohydrolase produces the protein MELLDGKKVSNQIKEEITVEVTKMRERGEKVPHLAAIIVGSDGASLTYVGSKVRSCERVGFESTLVQMPSTTSEIELLRKIEELNQDDEIDGFIVQLPLPPQIDTQKVLLAVDPDKDVDGFHPTNFGKMALDMSTFIPATPFGILELLERYKVDTKGKHTVVIGRSHIVGRPMSILMGRKGWPGNSTVTLTHSATKNITQIISQADIVISALGVPNFLKAEMVKDDAVVIDVGITRVVDETKPKGYYITGDVDFENVSKKASFITPVPGGVGPMTIAMLLKNTLLARERHRNANR
- a CDS encoding sulfurtransferase; protein product: MKTPLISAKELEALLVDETNIIILDASPATNVSGLSSDLENLQIKGARKFNIKANFSDASSDFPNTIPSAKQFQEEARKLGIKKTSKIVVYDNLGVYTSPRVWWLFATFGHNTVTVLDGGLPEWVAQGLPTEETAKKRVPLGNFIANQKEFAVVNFSMVKENTESTTALVVDARSAGRFNGTEPEPRAELASGSIPGSVNLPFTDVLEDGKFKSKEELKVILEPIFAEDKPLVFSCGSGLTACVILLASKLVDDTKDTSVYDGSWTEWVQLYKEETDEEEEDSETKDEVLGETNQEEANKAGKLNDDEDLNNEEISREEEE
- a CDS encoding helix-turn-helix transcriptional regulator; its protein translation is MEKGKPRLVRLTAIVTQLQTKKVVTATELSAKHKVSVRTIYRDIRTLEQSGIPIYTEEGKGYSLVDGYKLPPVMFTEEEANALITAEQIVSRNKDISFVEKYSSAVEKIKSVLRYSQRDKSSLLTERIDIRTNLEQKITSNYLMQLQIALTNYKLLQIDYLSLERNKTTRIIEPFALIHNNDNWVLIAFCRLREDFRAFRVDCIQQLAMLPSSFEPHKITLQEYFDIERKKWENTPDIPMT
- a CDS encoding 7-carboxy-7-deazaguanine synthase QueE, with translation MYLCIMVKNEVLALVDKGEMLPLMEEFYTIQGEGFHKGTAAYFIRVGGCDVGCHWCDVKESWNAATHPPTTIDAIVDNAAKYSNTIVVTGGEPLTWNMAPLTEALKAKNLQTHIETSGAYTLTGIWDWICLSPKKNKLPQGIIYDKADELKMIIYNKNDFKFAEEQAAKVNKDCILYLQPEWSVKDKMTPLIVDFVMKNPQWKVSLQTHKYLNIP